One genomic segment of Lewinellaceae bacterium includes these proteins:
- a CDS encoding isocitrate lyase/phosphoenolpyruvate mutase family protein: MKWHHDEHILVLLNSWDIASSKVVEGCGYKAIATTSMGIAASLGYPDCQIISLPEMLGVIRGIVHAVKVPVSVDIEAGYGNNLREILESVKKFIDTGIVGINLEDSLDLSPVLIDTQEFCERISAIRELSDSLGFHLVINARTDSFYTSSGTMKEKLAESIKRGNKYREAGADCIFVQPVWEKDTIATLVREINAPVNILANPSIGAALPPVVRELQDLGVARLSLGSSLMKAVLALIKKVADELSGQGSYHQLMDTLTPSSDAVMAYKLAIGD; the protein is encoded by the coding sequence TTGAAATGGCACCATGATGAGCACATTTTGGTGTTGCTTAACTCCTGGGACATAGCAAGTTCTAAAGTAGTGGAAGGTTGCGGTTATAAAGCGATCGCAACAACCAGCATGGGGATTGCCGCCTCACTGGGCTATCCGGATTGCCAGATCATTTCGCTACCGGAAATGCTCGGGGTGATCCGGGGTATTGTTCATGCCGTTAAGGTTCCTGTGTCCGTTGATATCGAAGCAGGCTATGGAAATAATTTGCGTGAAATCCTTGAGTCGGTCAAAAAATTCATCGATACCGGGATCGTTGGAATCAACCTGGAAGACAGCCTGGATCTTAGCCCTGTTTTGATCGATACCCAGGAATTTTGTGAGCGTATCTCTGCCATCCGGGAGCTATCGGATTCACTGGGATTCCATCTGGTCATCAATGCCAGAACCGACTCCTTTTATACATCTTCAGGTACCATGAAAGAAAAACTGGCGGAATCGATAAAGCGCGGCAATAAATACCGGGAAGCCGGTGCCGACTGCATCTTTGTCCAACCTGTTTGGGAAAAAGATACCATTGCTACCCTAGTGCGGGAGATTAATGCCCCTGTCAATATTCTTGCCAACCCATCCATCGGGGCCGCATTACCTCCTGTTGTGCGGGAATTGCAGGATTTGGGTGTCGCTCGTTTAAGTTTAGGATCGAGTCTGATGAAAGCGGTCCTGGCACTGATTAAAAAAGTCGCAGACGAACTATCAGGGCAGGGTTCTTACCATCAATTGATGGATACGCTTACGCCATCCTCCGATGCGGTCATGGCATATAAATTGGCGATTGGCGATTAA
- a CDS encoding AMP-binding protein, translating to MKSSPSDWIGNWAFRTPQRIAAKQMESGVTLTYGELNVCCNRLVALLFTKYSCQRGDRVAILAENSIEHLIFFGAAQKSGLILVPLNYRLAPAEIHKILDLTRPQVIVAGKQWISLLQDKYLEGVIDPEDLMTILQVAGESALTHIVPAGDDDPLFILYTSGTTGLPKGVLYTQRMLLWNSINTSLALTVNAESRILNVMPLFHTGGWNVLVTPVLHHGGMVCLSRRFDAASTLTWLEEERITLFMGVPTMLRMMADVPAFDATDLTSLLYLIVGGEPMPIPLIERWHDHQVLVRQGYGMTEAGPNLTSLHHLDALRKAGSIGKPNFYVQIRISGESGQEVPVGDTGELWIRGPVVTPGYWEQPEAFQQAISGDWLRTGDLVRQDDEGDLYVVDRIKNMYISGGENVYPAETERLLRHHQDVADAAVIRVPDPKWGESGIAFIVPQAGATPDAGVLLEFCRANLARFKIPKEFRFIDVLPLNDAGKVDRKKLLEY from the coding sequence ATGAAATCATCACCTTCAGACTGGATCGGAAACTGGGCATTCCGGACCCCGCAACGGATCGCTGCAAAGCAAATGGAATCGGGGGTCACCTTGACCTATGGAGAACTCAATGTGTGCTGTAACCGGCTGGTAGCGTTGCTATTTACAAAGTATAGCTGTCAACGGGGCGATCGTGTAGCTATCCTGGCCGAGAACTCCATAGAACACCTCATCTTCTTTGGCGCCGCACAAAAGTCCGGTTTGATCCTGGTACCTTTGAATTACCGGCTGGCTCCGGCAGAAATCCATAAGATCCTGGACCTGACCAGACCACAGGTTATTGTAGCCGGGAAACAGTGGATATCGTTGCTTCAGGACAAATATCTGGAAGGGGTAATAGATCCCGAAGACCTCATGACAATCCTGCAGGTAGCCGGCGAGTCCGCATTGACGCATATTGTCCCTGCCGGAGATGACGACCCTCTTTTTATTTTGTATACCTCCGGCACCACCGGGCTGCCCAAGGGCGTTCTCTACACCCAGCGCATGTTGTTGTGGAACAGCATCAATACCTCCCTGGCATTGACTGTCAATGCAGAAAGCCGGATCCTTAATGTGATGCCTTTATTCCATACTGGCGGATGGAATGTCCTCGTAACTCCCGTACTCCATCACGGGGGTATGGTGTGTTTATCCCGGAGATTTGATGCCGCCTCAACCCTCACCTGGCTCGAAGAAGAAAGGATCACCCTGTTTATGGGCGTTCCGACCATGCTGCGTATGATGGCGGATGTACCGGCATTTGACGCTACTGATCTGACTTCCCTGTTATACCTCATCGTAGGCGGAGAACCGATGCCCATCCCCCTGATCGAGCGCTGGCACGACCATCAGGTGCTGGTACGGCAGGGCTACGGCATGACCGAGGCCGGGCCCAATCTCACATCATTGCATCACCTGGATGCACTGCGTAAAGCCGGATCCATTGGCAAGCCTAACTTTTACGTTCAAATACGTATCAGCGGAGAGTCCGGGCAGGAGGTACCAGTGGGTGATACCGGAGAATTATGGATCAGGGGTCCCGTGGTGACCCCGGGATATTGGGAACAGCCCGAGGCATTCCAGCAGGCCATCTCTGGTGACTGGCTGCGTACCGGAGACCTGGTTCGGCAGGATGATGAGGGCGATCTCTATGTGGTAGACCGGATCAAGAACATGTACATTTCCGGCGGTGAAAATGTGTATCCGGCGGAAACAGAACGCTTACTGCGCCATCATCAGGACGTAGCTGATGCGGCCGTGATCCGTGTACCCGACCCCAAATGGGGTGAATCCGGGATTGCGTTCATCGTACCACAAGCCGGGGCCACACCCGATGCCGGCGTCCTGCTGGAGTTTTGCAGAGCCAATCTTGCGAGGTTCAAAATCCCCAAAGAATTTCGATTTATCGATGTCCTTCCGCTGAATGATGCCGGAAAAGTGGATCGTAAAAAACTGCTGGAATATTAA
- a CDS encoding CusA/CzcA family heavy metal efflux RND transporter, translating to MLEKIINYSIHHKLIVLLFTLGIIGFGIYSLSLIPIGAVPDVTNNQVQVITTSRNLSTQDVEKFLTYPVELEMANLPGVKEIRSVSKFGLSVVTIVFEDNIGTYLPRQLIAEKLKTAVEKIPSGFGSPFMGPVSTGLGEIYQYVLDVDSAYADQYTITDLRTIQDWIVKRALSGIPGVVEVNTWGGYLKQYEVAIDPERLRAMGISLTEVYDALEANNNVAGGGYIERTNESYFIRGEGLVKSLEDIRQIVVTNREGLPVFIRDLATVGFGHATRFGAITANGEGEKVLGQVMMLKDANSKAVIGRVKDRVVKIQKSLPPGVRINAFLERSELIGKTTHTIAENLILGCLIVIFVVVLLLGNLRSGLVVASLIPLSLLFALSLMYLFGVDANLMSLGAIDFGIIIDGAVIIVEYIAFRITQDRKKLLAAGAHEKQNLIDKITFQGATKMMNSAVFGQLIIIIVFIPILSLANVEGKMFRPMALVFSFALIGAMVLCFTYIPVVSSLFLKPSDPDKKNVSNRLIGLLQGWYTPSIIWALRNKAVVLGIAISFMIGAFFLFSRMGGEFVPTLDEGDFVIQPVLKTGTSLSKTIETITQMEKVIKSFPEVNQVVTRIGAAEVPTDPMSMEESDVIITLKDKSTWTTASSKDALADSLKAALSVLPGIEYEFTQPIEMRFNELITGVRADLAIKVFGEDLDQLYSIGTKIKTAIENVPGASDITLEKIAGLPQMSVVYDRQKIAKYGLNVADLNKVISMGFAGLPAGTIFEGEKQFDLVLRYDEANRKDIQNIRDASLTLPNGQQHPLREFAQITYTSGPAKISRDNTRRRIVVGVNVRNRDLESVVEDVQQIIDKEVKLPAGYSIDYGGQFENLRSAKSRLMVAVPIALVLIFILLYFAFSSVRDALMIYSAIPLASVGGILLLYLRGMPFSISAGVGFIALFGIAVLNGIVLIEHFKELKAHGMSNINQRIIVGTKERLRPVLLTAGAAALGFLPMAISNSAGAEVQRPLATVVIGGLISATLLTMIVLPVLYAIFDRRKTQSIKPKNMLWVGILLIIGTAGFGQTPVSLEQAISKAEANNAGLQATQLGILHAQKLVGTAYNIDKTMVYYGYDMANIAENGKPLHVLGLNQVMHYPSVYRAQQQVLEAQVGLQERQYDIETRVIRRAVSLAYNDAIYWQQVSDHYAYLDSLYSAFATAAARRYEVGETNYLEKITAETKQQDLDLQWRQAQSQNLRARQMLLQWIQSGDSLVLTDTLPLLQPQPFDASAHPSLRYFQQAMVASEKRVELAREQLKPDLHMDLFQGINGGPSARSYLGFTAGVGIPLWRKAQKATIEAAGMEGDILAKSAYNEEYKLSSRYLQLATDLQRYQEGMHFYNQNGRILAEALIQNGNKAFMNGEIDFLQYVQLLEQAKQLELNYLENRHLYNQTVIEMNHLLND from the coding sequence ATGCTGGAAAAAATCATTAATTACAGCATCCACCATAAGCTGATTGTTCTTCTTTTTACGCTGGGTATTATTGGATTTGGCATTTATTCATTGTCCCTGATACCCATCGGAGCGGTACCGGATGTAACCAACAATCAGGTTCAGGTGATCACCACTTCCCGTAACCTCTCAACCCAGGATGTCGAAAAATTCCTGACCTACCCGGTAGAGCTGGAAATGGCAAACCTGCCGGGGGTTAAAGAAATCCGGTCGGTGTCAAAATTCGGGCTGTCCGTGGTGACGATCGTGTTTGAAGATAACATCGGAACCTATCTGCCGCGGCAGTTGATCGCCGAGAAACTCAAGACTGCCGTTGAAAAAATTCCCAGTGGATTTGGTAGCCCGTTTATGGGTCCGGTGTCCACAGGTCTGGGAGAGATTTACCAGTATGTGCTGGATGTGGATTCTGCCTATGCCGACCAATACACCATTACAGATTTGCGTACCATCCAGGACTGGATTGTGAAAAGGGCACTCTCCGGTATTCCCGGAGTGGTTGAAGTCAACACCTGGGGTGGTTATCTGAAGCAATATGAAGTGGCTATTGACCCGGAGCGTTTACGTGCGATGGGGATTTCACTCACTGAAGTTTACGATGCCCTCGAGGCAAACAATAATGTAGCCGGTGGCGGTTACATCGAGCGGACCAACGAGAGCTACTTCATCCGCGGAGAAGGGCTGGTCAAATCGCTGGAAGACATCCGTCAGATCGTGGTTACCAACCGGGAGGGTCTGCCTGTGTTCATCAGAGACCTTGCCACGGTAGGCTTTGGACATGCCACCCGGTTTGGAGCCATCACGGCAAATGGTGAGGGGGAGAAAGTACTTGGTCAGGTTATGATGCTCAAAGATGCCAACTCCAAAGCGGTGATCGGGCGCGTCAAGGACCGTGTGGTAAAAATTCAGAAATCACTACCTCCCGGAGTGCGCATCAATGCCTTTCTGGAGCGAAGTGAACTCATCGGGAAGACGACTCATACGATAGCCGAAAACCTGATCCTGGGGTGTCTGATCGTCATCTTTGTCGTGGTCCTGCTGCTGGGAAATCTGCGCTCAGGTCTGGTGGTTGCCTCTCTGATCCCGTTGAGTCTGTTATTTGCGTTATCGTTGATGTACTTGTTTGGCGTCGATGCCAACCTGATGAGCCTTGGTGCCATTGACTTTGGGATTATCATAGACGGGGCTGTGATCATCGTTGAATACATCGCCTTCCGCATAACCCAGGATCGTAAAAAACTGCTGGCTGCCGGTGCCCATGAAAAACAGAACCTGATCGACAAAATAACTTTCCAGGGAGCTACGAAAATGATGAACTCTGCCGTATTTGGTCAGCTGATCATCATCATCGTATTTATTCCCATTCTTTCATTGGCCAATGTAGAAGGTAAAATGTTCCGTCCAATGGCGTTGGTGTTCAGTTTTGCTCTGATTGGCGCCATGGTTTTATGCTTCACCTATATTCCGGTCGTTTCATCACTATTTCTGAAACCTTCGGATCCCGATAAAAAGAACGTGTCCAATCGACTAATCGGGTTATTGCAGGGTTGGTATACACCCAGCATCATCTGGGCGCTCCGCAACAAAGCTGTGGTTCTCGGCATTGCCATCAGTTTCATGATCGGGGCATTTTTCCTGTTCTCCCGAATGGGAGGAGAATTTGTACCTACCCTTGATGAAGGTGATTTTGTCATCCAGCCGGTATTAAAAACCGGTACTTCGCTCAGTAAGACCATAGAGACCATTACCCAGATGGAAAAAGTGATCAAATCTTTTCCGGAGGTCAATCAGGTGGTGACCAGGATTGGTGCGGCAGAAGTGCCTACCGACCCGATGTCGATGGAAGAAAGCGATGTTATCATTACCCTTAAAGACAAGAGTACCTGGACGACAGCCAGTTCGAAAGATGCCCTGGCAGATTCATTAAAAGCAGCACTGAGTGTATTGCCCGGCATCGAATACGAGTTCACGCAACCGATCGAGATGCGCTTCAATGAATTGATCACCGGGGTACGGGCCGACCTGGCTATAAAAGTATTCGGAGAGGATCTGGACCAATTGTACTCAATCGGGACAAAGATCAAAACCGCCATCGAAAACGTACCGGGCGCCTCCGACATTACCCTGGAGAAGATTGCAGGATTACCCCAGATGAGCGTGGTCTACGATCGTCAGAAAATCGCGAAATACGGACTCAATGTAGCCGATCTCAATAAGGTCATCAGCATGGGGTTTGCCGGACTGCCTGCCGGGACGATCTTTGAAGGCGAAAAACAATTTGATCTGGTCCTACGCTACGATGAGGCTAATCGTAAGGACATACAAAATATCCGGGATGCCAGCCTAACCTTACCCAATGGACAGCAACACCCGCTGCGCGAATTCGCGCAAATTACCTATACCTCTGGCCCGGCTAAAATATCCCGGGATAATACCCGTCGGCGGATTGTCGTAGGCGTAAATGTTCGTAACCGGGACCTGGAATCTGTCGTGGAGGATGTCCAGCAAATCATTGACAAGGAAGTCAAATTACCGGCAGGATATTCCATCGATTACGGCGGCCAGTTTGAAAATTTGCGCAGCGCCAAATCCCGTCTGATGGTTGCTGTGCCAATTGCACTGGTGCTCATCTTTATCTTATTGTATTTCGCGTTCAGTTCGGTGCGGGATGCTTTGATGATCTACAGTGCCATTCCGCTGGCGTCAGTGGGAGGCATCCTGTTACTCTACCTGCGGGGCATGCCTTTCAGCATATCTGCAGGAGTGGGTTTCATTGCCTTATTTGGTATAGCGGTGCTGAATGGTATTGTGCTGATAGAGCACTTCAAGGAGTTAAAGGCACACGGGATGAGCAACATCAATCAGCGGATCATCGTCGGAACCAAGGAGCGCCTGCGTCCGGTCCTGCTCACGGCAGGGGCGGCAGCGCTCGGCTTTTTGCCGATGGCGATCTCCAATTCCGCCGGTGCGGAGGTCCAGCGACCACTGGCCACGGTGGTCATCGGAGGATTGATCTCGGCCACCTTGTTAACCATGATCGTTCTGCCGGTGCTTTACGCCATATTTGATCGCCGGAAGACCCAATCCATCAAGCCGAAAAATATGTTATGGGTTGGGATATTATTGATCATCGGCACTGCTGGGTTTGGACAGACGCCGGTAAGCCTGGAGCAGGCAATCTCGAAGGCAGAAGCCAATAATGCCGGACTTCAGGCCACTCAACTGGGCATATTACATGCACAAAAGCTGGTCGGTACTGCTTATAACATCGACAAGACCATGGTTTATTATGGTTACGATATGGCTAATATTGCTGAAAATGGCAAGCCACTGCATGTTCTTGGACTGAACCAGGTTATGCATTATCCTTCCGTCTACCGGGCACAGCAACAGGTCCTGGAAGCCCAGGTCGGATTACAGGAGCGCCAATACGACATTGAAACCAGGGTCATCCGTCGTGCCGTATCTCTGGCCTATAACGATGCCATCTACTGGCAGCAGGTGAGTGATCATTATGCTTACCTGGACAGCCTTTATAGCGCTTTTGCTACCGCTGCAGCACGCCGGTATGAAGTCGGTGAAACCAATTACCTGGAAAAAATCACCGCAGAAACCAAACAGCAGGACCTGGATCTGCAATGGCGACAAGCTCAATCACAAAACCTGCGTGCCCGGCAAATGCTCCTCCAATGGATCCAGTCCGGCGATTCCCTGGTCCTAACCGACACATTGCCTCTTCTTCAGCCACAACCCTTTGATGCCTCCGCCCATCCTTCGTTACGGTATTTCCAACAGGCCATGGTTGCCAGTGAGAAGCGGGTAGAACTGGCCCGGGAGCAGCTGAAACCGGATCTGCATATGGACCTGTTTCAAGGGATCAATGGCGGGCCATCGGCTAGGTCATATCTCGGATTCACGGCGGGGGTAGGGATTCCATTGTGGCGTAAAGCACAAAAAGCAACCATCGAGGCAGCCGGGATGGAAGGCGATATTTTGGCAAAATCAGCCTATAATGAAGAATACAAACTCTCATCAAGATACCTGCAGCTGGCAACCGATCTGCAGCGCTATCAGGAAGGGATGCACTTCTACAACCAGAATGGCCGTATCCTGGCTGAAGCGCTCATACAAAATGGCAATAAGGCCTTTATGAATGGAGAAATTGACTTCCTTCAGTATGTTCAATTGCTTGAACAAGCCAAACAACTTGAATTAAACTACCTGGAAAACCGGCATCTCTACAATCAGACCGTGATTGAAATGAATCATTTATTAAACGACTAA
- a CDS encoding Gfo/Idh/MocA family oxidoreductase, with protein MKPHTRRSFIKTTATGGVTILAGGILPGMQASSYRRILGANDRINAAIMGVNSRGTALATNFARQADCTLTHICDVDSRAITACTAEVIKRQDSTPKGEGDFRRVLENPDVDVMIIAAPDHWHAPAALLAMQAGKNVYVEKPCSHNPAEGEMLVKAASMYKKVVQMGNQRRSWPNVMAGIKALHDGEIGRPYLGKGWYTNNRGPIGVGQETAVPEWLNWELWQGPAPRKAFKDNYVHYNWHWFWHWGTGEALNNGTHMIDLLRWGFQVEFPVRVSSNGGRFRYQDDWQTPDTQIISLDFPEGLTMTWEGRSCNGKFVEGSSVGVQFYAEGGTLLIPGGNSYTLFDLDNNIIREVKDTGSINPLDKANPAEQLDALHIRNFFDAIRDGKQLASDIDSGHKSTLLVQLGNIAQRVGHSLDIDPASGRILNSPEAMQYWSREYEPGWEMKV; from the coding sequence ATGAAACCACATACCAGAAGATCATTTATAAAAACGACGGCAACCGGTGGAGTGACTATTCTGGCCGGAGGGATCCTGCCTGGGATGCAGGCTTCCAGTTATCGCCGCATCCTCGGAGCCAATGATCGTATTAACGCGGCCATCATGGGCGTCAACTCCCGTGGTACTGCGCTGGCTACCAATTTTGCCCGGCAGGCGGATTGTACCCTCACTCATATTTGTGATGTAGATTCACGAGCTATCACTGCCTGTACGGCAGAAGTTATCAAACGTCAGGATTCGACGCCGAAAGGGGAAGGAGACTTCCGACGGGTCCTTGAAAATCCGGACGTCGATGTCATGATCATCGCGGCCCCGGATCACTGGCATGCTCCTGCTGCATTGCTTGCCATGCAGGCTGGAAAGAATGTCTACGTCGAGAAACCGTGCAGTCACAATCCGGCAGAAGGAGAAATGCTGGTAAAGGCAGCTTCGATGTACAAGAAGGTGGTCCAGATGGGTAATCAGCGGCGCTCCTGGCCCAACGTGATGGCCGGGATCAAAGCACTTCATGATGGTGAGATTGGCAGGCCTTATCTGGGGAAAGGTTGGTATACCAACAACCGGGGACCGATCGGTGTAGGTCAGGAAACCGCTGTACCGGAATGGCTTAACTGGGAGCTGTGGCAGGGACCTGCACCCCGTAAAGCATTTAAAGACAACTATGTTCACTACAACTGGCACTGGTTCTGGCACTGGGGTACCGGCGAGGCGCTGAATAACGGTACCCACATGATCGATTTGCTGCGTTGGGGATTTCAGGTCGAATTTCCGGTACGTGTCAGTTCCAACGGAGGGCGGTTCCGCTACCAGGATGACTGGCAGACACCCGATACCCAGATCATCTCACTGGATTTTCCGGAAGGCCTTACCATGACCTGGGAAGGGCGCAGTTGCAATGGCAAATTTGTGGAAGGCAGCTCAGTCGGGGTTCAATTCTATGCGGAAGGTGGCACACTGCTTATCCCAGGTGGCAACAGTTATACATTGTTTGACCTGGACAATAATATCATCCGGGAAGTAAAAGACACAGGTTCCATCAATCCTCTCGATAAAGCCAATCCGGCAGAACAACTGGATGCATTGCACATCCGTAATTTCTTCGATGCTATCCGTGACGGGAAACAGCTGGCTTCCGATATCGACTCCGGCCATAAAAGCACTTTACTGGTCCAGCTGGGAAATATCGCACAGCGGGTGGGACATTCCCTGGACATCGATCCGGCATCCGGCCGGATCCTGAACAGTCCGGAGGCGATGCAGTACTGGTCTCGGGAATACGAACCCGGATGGGAAATGAAGGTTTAG
- a CDS encoding efflux RND transporter periplasmic adaptor subunit, translating into MYKLFVVPFLVFAALYGIGCTSTPENAPAAAEMTQEGNQEEDFNIHINADQFSAAAMKLGKMEDHAFSSSIRAYGTVDVPPQFMASVSIYYGGYIRNLNLLPGQYVRKGQLLFVLENPDFIQMQQDYLEAQGQLLFLKGDYERQKTLANENIASQKNYLKAESDYQVTLARHEALKKKIGLLGLDPAQVTESNLQTSVPVMAPIAGYITTIHAIQGAYVHPADIVVTITNTEHIHLELDVYEKDMYKIKTEQDILFRLPDSNGPDYAAEVHLIGKEVDTEKRTISIHGHLKDDKLSTLFVPGMYVEADIITDQVPCRSLPETAVVKAEDTYYVLVQQPSGQGDYNFMRYRVQIGKIEGGYAEILNAGDFDPDAVILINGAFNLIQ; encoded by the coding sequence ATGTATAAATTATTTGTAGTCCCATTTCTTGTATTCGCTGCGCTTTATGGTATTGGCTGTACCTCCACTCCGGAGAATGCACCAGCCGCTGCGGAGATGACCCAGGAAGGAAACCAGGAGGAAGATTTCAACATTCACATTAACGCTGATCAGTTCAGTGCAGCTGCCATGAAATTGGGTAAGATGGAGGATCATGCCTTTTCTTCGTCGATCCGTGCATATGGCACTGTGGATGTGCCTCCCCAGTTCATGGCCAGCGTCAGCATTTATTACGGCGGATACATCCGCAATCTTAACCTGTTGCCCGGCCAATATGTCCGGAAGGGTCAGTTACTGTTTGTCCTTGAGAATCCGGATTTTATTCAGATGCAGCAGGACTACCTGGAGGCTCAGGGTCAACTGCTATTCCTGAAGGGTGATTATGAACGGCAAAAGACCCTGGCGAACGAGAACATTGCCTCACAGAAAAATTACCTGAAAGCAGAATCGGATTATCAGGTCACGCTGGCCCGCCATGAAGCATTGAAGAAAAAGATCGGTTTGCTGGGACTGGATCCGGCTCAGGTTACAGAGAGCAATTTACAGACTTCAGTTCCTGTGATGGCACCAATTGCTGGTTACATTACCACCATCCATGCCATCCAGGGTGCTTATGTACATCCTGCCGATATTGTCGTGACCATCACCAATACCGAGCATATCCATCTGGAGCTGGATGTTTACGAAAAAGATATGTACAAGATCAAAACTGAGCAAGATATCCTGTTCCGTCTTCCGGACAGCAATGGCCCGGACTATGCGGCGGAAGTCCACTTGATCGGAAAAGAGGTCGATACGGAGAAAAGAACCATCAGCATCCACGGACATTTGAAGGACGATAAACTATCTACCTTGTTTGTGCCTGGAATGTATGTCGAAGCGGATATCATTACCGATCAGGTCCCGTGCAGGTCACTGCCGGAAACTGCAGTGGTGAAAGCAGAAGACACGTATTATGTTCTGGTCCAGCAACCTTCCGGGCAAGGCGATTATAATTTTATGCGATACCGGGTTCAGATTGGTAAAATAGAAGGTGGTTACGCGGAAATCCTTAATGCCGGTGATTTTGACCCGGATGCAGTCATTTTGATCAATGGAGCATTCAATCTGATCCAATAA
- a CDS encoding HAMP domain-containing protein: MTLKNRIALNYMVATAFVVALVFAIIYLIVHTTVYYNLDRFLTYEAEKHLGEIVNAHDSILFINKAEWAEREHREVQVQPVFIQLTDPQGHVMDRSPNLKLDTLFLDQTRTNEERFNTQLNHQAIRQIQVPYRPLGTLKGYIVAAASREDALFLLRNLRNILLILFPVVLIGLFIITRIIAGRSIRPIQVITTTADRITRNNLNERITPPKNKDELYTLTASINELLQRMEDALEREKQFTSDASHELRTPLSVLKGTLEVLNRKWRTPEEYREKIQYSIQEIDRMSRIVDQLLMLARFEKEHNTLRLQPLSLPAILDEVISRNAASIEEKKLRVALDHPGDVEIISDPYYMDMIIENLLSNAIKYSPEGAQILIHLEQNAGRVKCVIKDHGIGIKAEDIPLLFNPFYRSEALKHHHISGNGLGLSIVKKACQIANVKIHLNSMANQGTEVELVFNG; encoded by the coding sequence ATGACATTAAAAAACCGCATCGCTCTAAATTATATGGTGGCAACAGCTTTTGTGGTGGCTCTTGTTTTTGCCATCATATATCTCATTGTACATACCACAGTATATTACAATCTGGACCGGTTCCTGACCTACGAAGCAGAAAAGCACCTGGGAGAAATCGTTAATGCACATGATAGTATTCTTTTCATCAACAAAGCCGAATGGGCCGAACGGGAACACCGGGAAGTACAGGTCCAGCCGGTATTTATCCAGTTAACGGATCCCCAGGGTCATGTTATGGACAGATCACCCAATCTGAAACTGGACACCCTGTTCCTGGATCAGACAAGAACCAATGAAGAGCGGTTTAACACCCAATTGAACCATCAGGCTATCCGGCAGATCCAGGTGCCTTACCGGCCGTTGGGTACCTTAAAAGGTTACATTGTGGCTGCCGCCTCACGGGAGGATGCACTCTTCCTGCTAAGAAATTTGAGAAACATCCTCCTGATCCTCTTTCCGGTGGTCCTCATCGGCTTGTTTATCATCACCCGGATCATTGCCGGTCGGTCCATCAGGCCGATCCAGGTTATCACTACCACCGCTGACCGCATCACCAGAAATAACCTGAACGAACGCATCACTCCACCAAAAAATAAAGACGAATTGTACACGCTGACCGCATCCATCAACGAACTGCTTCAGCGTATGGAGGATGCCCTTGAACGGGAGAAACAATTTACTTCCGATGCCTCCCACGAACTGCGTACACCACTGTCGGTCCTGAAAGGCACGCTGGAGGTACTCAACAGGAAATGGCGTACACCAGAGGAGTACCGGGAGAAGATCCAGTACAGCATTCAGGAGATCGATCGTATGTCGCGTATTGTAGATCAATTATTAATGCTGGCCCGGTTTGAGAAAGAACACAACACCCTGCGACTGCAACCTTTATCCCTGCCAGCGATCCTGGATGAGGTCATCAGCCGGAATGCCGCTTCCATCGAGGAAAAAAAATTACGGGTGGCCCTGGATCATCCGGGTGATGTGGAAATCATATCGGATCCGTATTACATGGATATGATCATAGAGAATCTGCTATCCAATGCCATTAAGTACTCGCCGGAAGGAGCCCAGATCCTTATTCATCTGGAGCAGAATGCCGGTCGGGTCAAATGTGTGATCAAAGACCATGGTATCGGCATAAAAGCGGAGGATATTCCTTTGTTATTTAATCCTTTTTACCGCTCTGAAGCGCTCAAACATCATCACATCAGCGGTAATGGGCTAGGATTATCCATTGTCAAAAAAGCATGCCAGATTGCAAATGTCAAGATCCACCTCAACTCCATGGCAAATCAGGGTACTGAAGTGGAGCTGGTATTCAACGGGTAG